The genome window TTGATCCATAGCTGGTTTGGACTGGGATCAGATCTCATAAGAATCTATATATTTTACAGCCCTATTTTAAATTGGAGCTTTGTCATTGTTACTCACATGATTGAAGGCCTTGGAAGATGGATCTGCAACAAGCTTCCACTGGTTAAGCTTCTACAGCCAATGGAGATAAGAACTTGTTACAAAGGCATCTTCCTTTTGTATCTTCCCTTTCTTCACCTTTCGATCCCACTAGCATGCTTGTGTCGACAGGCAGCATGCCAGACAGATTGATGGCATGTTTTTGGCAATACAATCAGTTGGCACCTGGGAAGCACGGGCACGTCAACTTGTTGGACATATCCATGTCGGACACACGTCGAACACGGATATATCGCCGACACAGCTAGACACgtgtctttatttatttattcttttttatttgggaTATATTGTATCTGTGTTGAATACTTCTCCTACGCCCTTCCCCTTCCTCATGTGATGCTCGTGTGCGGCGTTGAGTTGCATGGGCTTCACGTGAGGATGGGGAAGCATGGAATCGAGGGAAATCAAGCCCACTTATATATGTTGTCCATGGTAAGGTTGAAGCCACCGTTGTGCGCACCATGACTTGTCGATGACCTCACCCTTGTTAGTGACTTCACCATCACTTGCACATGACTCGTGCGGTCGTGTTGTCGGCGACCTCACCCTCGTCGACGATCGCATGAGCACCTGTCGCGCAACCCATGTGGTCGTGCCCTCGATGACTCGTTGACGACTTTACCAGCACCCACACAACCATGCCCTCGACGGTCTATCGACAACCTCACCCTTGTTAGCGACTTCACCAGCATCGTCACATGACCCGCGCGGTCATGCCCTCGACGACCCGCCATCGGCAGCCTCGCTTGTGGGTTTCCATCAGCATCCCTCTTGTCGATCCATCACCTGGCACATATGCAAACAGCAAACACCACAACCTCAACCGCGGAAAGCCTTCTCTCTATTtctttatagtattttatttaaGGAGTTGATCACCTTTTATATTCCCTAAATTACAATGTCACCTAACTATATTGATGATAAATGAGGTTATTGTCTCTTATTAGTAATAAGTCCTGTATAAAATTTATAACAGAATTAAAGTAAATTATGTGGATATATgctaataatttattaaaaaataccaaatgtactataaaatttaaatttaaatactataaaactcatATTAATCAAATATTGTATATATTAAAAATACATGTGTTCTTGTCGTGTCCATatcctaattttttaaaaaattatgatgtgTTGTCGTGTCCATGTCTATGCTGCTTAGGTTGGCACATCTGATATAtgaaagggttttttttttatcaataatactGCAGGAATGTGCTTATATGGGAGTTCAAAATGGAGCATCTCATTGCTAGAGTTGGGTTCTCACCGTTACACTTTCCAAAGCTCACATTTCATCAATCTAAATAGTTTCTGATAGGTGAATTATGTCTTCAAATTATGTCATCAGACTACATGAGCAATAAATCTTCAAATTGATCTATTAATCAGAGATGAATTATGTCTCACTTATTAGTTTTTCTCTTTTCATACTCTTTTTCTGCTCCCTGTGATTGGTGACAGTTATTTAATGACCTTGGAGTAATTATCAACTTAAGATGTCCTTAGGCTTCTTCACCTGAGTCTTTGCTAGTGTTCTTTTGGCGGCAAATATGAGCAAATATTTACAATATAATTGAACATAAATAGGTTTCATGTAAGTTTGAATAGATAGGTAATCCAGTGGATTGTAATTAAATTTTGAGAATACACATGATATCTGGTCACGGGGTGTCACCAGAAAAGTCTCGTGTATCTTGAATTTGATTTATATCACCTGATGTTTTCTTCAGAATCTactggttttttctttttttggcagTCATTTCTGATCAAAGGTACATCTGTGACTTTCTTCTTGTGGAGGTTTTAAGTACCTCAAATGTATGTAGTTTTAGCTGGTCTTAGATAACATTTCTTTTAGATATCTATATGTTTTGGCTGTCGTGTTGCATTAGCTATTTTTCTTGTTGTCTTTGAAGTAAACTAAGGATCACTTTGCTGTGTACCAATATAGTATATGATAGCATGCTGATGAGGATTCAAGTAGAAATTACCAAACTATAGTGGTATATGCTAGTCTGACCTGTAAACTGACCATGTCGATAAAATACTGACAATATGATATCTCAAGCAGTATACCATGGTATACCATACCGTATTAACACCACTAACGGATAGTTATTCATTTCAAATATTTTGCCTTTCCACACATCCATTTTTGCTGACATGCATAATAAGCATGGATGGGTACAATGTTTTTGTTCTGGTAATAAGGTTCTTGCTTAAAACCTCCCCAAATTACTGTTTTATATCAAAAAGCACTTAAATCACAATGTAAGGCAGTTCGATTGAAATTTGTAAGCTCTAGATAATACCATGTATCACATAGCATTATTTTCTGATATCTCAATTAATTAAAAATGTTGTTAACTATTTCTATGATTACAAGATCATGATGTTTTTAGGTAGCTACAGCATAAATTGTGTTATTTCACTGTCTTTTGGTCCTTTGAAAAGCATTAGTAACAAACAAATTAAAAGATTGTATCTTCTGGGATATTATTTAATCGCTGTTAGTAATAGAAAAACCCATTATCCATGGTAACATGTGCAATGggtcaatataatattttttttattactataACTAATATTTTAGGTGAATCTTCATGGCTGCACCTGATAGGCAGTTTGAGAATATTAAGATTCTATAGTATGTAGAGATGATAATATTGTCATCAGCTATACAATATGAATTTGATCTACTCAAAGATAGTTCTTTTCTTTTGAAAAGGTAGAAAACTCAAAAGCAATACATTATCTAGGATTCTATATCCATTCTTGACTTATATAAAATTCAAGATAAATattcaattttaatcatgaattatgttgatattttattaatttttgtgTGGCAACTAAGGGTTTAATCCATCTTACTTTATTAATGGGCATTAGCTCTATGTTTAAACAAAACAATGTTACCAGTCTACCAGATATAGGATTTGCTTTTCCCTTCTTAACTTTGATGTCTTTTCTCCTTATTTCTGAACTCAATGATATATGACATATGTGCCTTGGATGGGTTTGTCTTGCTAGCTTGGTAAGAGGACAAAAGAGAGATAAATTTGTCATAGCCAGTCATGTGTACCTATGGCAGTCCCATGACCAGTCACAATGTAAAATGGTATTTTTAGAGTTCTTTTTATGGTTTGCTCATTGGTTGCATGAACTGCATTGTACAAAAGTTAAATGTCCTACGTTCCAAGCGGTCTTTAAGGTACGACCTTCTCGCCTTTAAGGTGCATTGGTAATATCTGGTCCAGCATGTGGGCATCTATTTACTTTAGAAGGGTGCTTGTTTGGCTTATTTGAAATGTCATCAGCTTTAATTATTaagttgagaattttttttacttaatttctGGGTCAAATTTTAGCATTAATGCATATTATGTAGTTAATTTTCTCGTCTAACTATGTCTCGAGGATTGCATCCCAGTAATATGTTTGTTTGACATGCCAATTAGATGGAATAATTAGTTCCCTTTTGAAACTGATTCTATGGCCAGCTATTATTTTCTGTCACAGCTCACTATTGTGATGTAGAACAACTGTTGTTTGGACATATGATAGGATGAAGCATTTATGTGGCCAGAATTATCTATAATTGAAATACCAAATCCGGGAAAACATGAGTCGTTGGTATATATGATCAACTGCTCCAATTTTCTGAAACTGCAAAATTTTGTGTTTTGCTTGACAACTTGTATGCATCACATATCCACATATTTaacaaacactattgtaatcttgctaCTGCTCCAATTTTCTTTTACTGTCTAACCTGTAACTTGCGATTGTTTGTGTCACAAGTCTTTTTTGATTATTTCAGAATGAAATAAATGAACGTGAACTATCTGCCCTTAAAGCTGTCATCAAGTGCATCGAGGAACACAAACTTGAGGAGCAATACCCTGTCGATCCACTTCAGAAGCGTATCCTCCAGCTAGAAAAAGCAAAGGCTGACAAGAGGAGGGCTGCTGAAGCTGCAAAGCCGCAATCCAAGAGACCCCGAGCCACTGGCAGCGTTTACACTCCTCGAATTACCAGCATGCCTGACAAAAGCTTCTACCGTGCCCCTCCTGAGAGATTCGCGTACCCGTACGATAGGCAGTATGTCTACCCAGCTGAAGCTCACCATCCTACACTGATGGGTTCTGCTCCATACACCATCTCCTCTCCACACACCACGTACTATGGAAATGGCTACCAGGTCCAGTACCAGACTGCCTACCTGCACTAATGGAGAAGGCTAGTGATCATGATCTCCTCTTAACTACTAGCTTTTTAACCCATCGGGGTACTTCCAATATGTTAATTAACTAAATCTGCATAACCAAAAGATTAGCCTGTTAATCGCGCTAAGTGGTTGCCCACCTTCTAGTGGTGGAAGCTTATGTGTTGTTTATCCTTTTTGACTGAATGACACAAACTCTTCTAATGCCCAGTTTGATCCTATGTTCAAGTTCTTAAAACAATTTTGTCTTCTATGCTTCTGTGTTTTGATTTATACTTCCAAGAGCTGTTGGTCTAATGCTTATGATTTTATTGGTTGCTTTCTGGCTTTTCAACATTGATTACTCATAAGGTTTCCTCAAGTGCATGTGGGACATTGGTTTCTTCTTGATTCACTAATTATCAAAAGTTACTTTGCCTTAACAGTTCATTAAAATTTTCTCCTCAACATTGATGTCAATACATGTTGTGCTCCTTTGCCTCTGCAGTCCCTTCTTTCTGTTTCACCTCAAGCGGTGGCACCCAAGATTTGCTAATCAGGTCAGTCAGTATTTATCGGTTCGACTTTTTAATCAAGACTTTTTAATCATGTTTAACGGCGGCAGTCGCCtcgcctcctcttctttctttcactTCATGGTCTGATCATGAGCTGACACGAATTCGACAATCGAAACTGCAAACCTTTGGTTGCGACCGATACTTGTGCTATATTCGACAACCGAAACTACAAACATTTGGTTGCGACCGATACTTGTGCTATATTCGACAACCGAAACTACAAACATTTGGTTGCGACCAATGCTTGTGCTAGAGTCTACTCAAGTATATTGGAATGGTGAAGCTTGTTGGAAGCCTCATGTCACGTAAGGCAACCCAGTCTATACGTTGCAACCAAGCTCTCACAAAACTTTCTTGCTGGATCAAAGGAAATCTATCAGCACTTTAATTAGGGCAAGAAAAACTTTCTAATAATTATGGCATTCTTTCAGGCTAAACCACATTACCGATACATGCTTGAAGAGGCACATCAAGAAAGATCTTTCGGGTTCCACCACCAAAAGGCAACTTTGGCCTCCAACATGAGTAAATTATGCGACAAAGCTCGAGACTAAGATCATATAAGCAGGCTTCATGATGATGTTGTAACAAGCAAAAATGGTTGGTGCATTCAGCTAAAAAACTCGACAGGCTGAACATCCAACAAAATGAAACAGTCGAGTCTGTGAATAGGTTTTTATATGGAGTACAAGTTGAATTTGTTCATGGTGATCGGAACAGTAAAGGAGAACGATATCGATAAGCTTGTCTAGAATAATAATACAGCACCGATTGCATTTGGAAGTTTGTGAAGCAATAGAAACTAAAGCAGTCCTCTCCCTCATTCTTACAACGATAAAGATGTATCATTTGGAAGTTTGTGAAGCAATAGAAACTAAAGCAGTCCTCTCCCTCATTCTTACAACGATAAAGATGTATCATCGTCATCAACATGTTTCATTCCACATGCCTCTAATTCTTCTCGACAACATAGGAAGCTACATCTAGCCATCATATGGTCATTTAAGCCTTGGGCACGGAATAGAAGTTGAGGTAATACCAAGCTGCAAAGGCAGAGCCGAGGACCAGCAGAGGCAGGAGGAAGTCCGAGAAGTTGTAGGAAGGGGGTGACTGCTTCCGCTGCAATCGCTGTAGTCCGCTGACTGGTTTGCTAGGCTCGTCGACGGGAACATGACCCTCGACGGTGCCGATCACATAGCCTTCCATCATGATAATGGCAGTGGAGCTGTGACCCACATCATCGAATGCTTGGGTAGCATCGCCACCAGCTTCAGATCAGATCAATTCCAACCAATCACACCACAAAAACATTAAATAATCAGTGATTTACGGATGCCACAAAAAGGAaattcacatgcatatcttttagatatCGTtgcttcgcatgatttaactgatcaACAAATTAATTTGAGCAATCAGCATACATATGGCTCAAATAGTATATAATTACTAAAAcatttcttttttgagaagtaagAAAACCAAGGACTCATAAGTCTATCGGGTCACCTTTACCCATATAGGTGCTTTTTGGGGCTCACGAGCTATGCGAAACAGGTAATTCTTCGCGAGTCTACTGGGTCGCACCAATGACAGTCGATTAAGTGACTTATCAAGATCGATATGAGAGAACCCAAAAATACAACAGGAAGATTCAGAAAAGTTTCTACTTTCACTTTATAAAATGCATTTGGacacaactctctatttagtctgACCTATTCAGAAAATTTTGTTTTCCGGGGTCTACTTAAATTCCAAATTTCACTTTATAAAATCCATTGGAACACACAATTCTACTCTATTTAGTCTGACCAAACTCGAAGTCCTTTTTATCCATCTTCATTTACGATAACCAGTTCTAGTTGTTCTTCTTCGTCAAGCTCAAGTTCCTCTTCTTCATCACCTTGATTTAGGGTGACCAGTTCAAGTCGttgctcctttttcttcttccacatcttcttgttCTACTCCCAATCGTTTTATCCTCTTCATACCAGGGGGAATTGCGTCTTTCGATAGTGGCTAATTTTTCCTAACGAATAATATG of Musa acuminata AAA Group cultivar baxijiao chromosome BXJ2-3, Cavendish_Baxijiao_AAA, whole genome shotgun sequence contains these proteins:
- the LOC135607775 gene encoding uncharacterized protein LOC135607775, with protein sequence MQALKKYSPSEISLHASKKDCWVSIHGKVYDVTTFLEDHPGGEDVILHASAGGDATQAFDDVGHSSTAIIMMEGYVIGTVEGHVPVDEPSKPVSGLQRLQRKQSPPSYNFSDFLLPLLVLGSAFAAWYYLNFYSVPKA